In Rhinoraja longicauda isolate Sanriku21f chromosome 12, sRhiLon1.1, whole genome shotgun sequence, the DNA window catctttaggTCCTTGTTCTACTCtctgtctggtttagtttagagatacagcacagaggcaggcccttcagccccaccgcgtccacattgaccagcaatccccacacattaacactatccaacacactttagggacaatttacacttgtaccaagccaattttcctataaacctgaacgtctttggagtgtgggggaaaaccgaagatctcgggaaaaacccacgtggtcacaggaagaacgtacaaactccatacaagctgcacccgtagtcaggatcaaacccggatctctggcactacaagcactgtaaggctgcaccaTCATGCCGCCCTTCATTCTTGGTTCTTGACtcacctaccctgggtaaaagactgtgcatccaccctatctattctcctcatgattttatgattcCCTCCTcaatccttcctcccccccctccatcccctaccTCCTTCTTCCCTTCCCTCCTTTCTCCTCATTCCTCCCCGCTCTCTTTGCTTCCCCCTCCTTCTgctctccttccttcctcccctcccctctcattccttcctcctctccatccttccccctcactccttcctctctttCCTCATCTCTTACactttcttctctcccccccctcttcacaTCCTCCTCTTCTCCTACCTTCCTTCCTCACTCTCTCTTGCTACCCCCACCTACTCTTTCCCCTCTGCCCTCCTTCAacccctcactccctcttcctACCCCCTCCTACTACTctttcccctctgcccccctccctccctccctccctccttccttccacccctcactccctcctcctcctgcgcttcaagtcgatgcctgcccaacctctcacgaCAGCtgaggccctcgaatcctggcaacatcctgcactcttcccagcttcaAGAGCTGGGGTTGAAGGGGATTATTTCGACTCTACGCCGGcacggacagtgtgggccgaagggcttgtgacTGTTGTTACTGTTGCTGTCCCTGCACGTCTCTGGGGAACATTTCCCTCACACGGGCCCGCACCCCCGGGTTCATCCTTACCATGGTCCCCGCgcgtcccctctcctcccatgGCAACGGCGCGCACGCGCGCACCGACCGCTCCCCAGACTGATTTCTCCAAACGGGCGACAAAGCATTAATTTCACTCAGTTTTGCTACTTTATCAAGGTggatgatattttttttaaataaagaggTGTTTTGGCGAGGGAGGAGGTGGCCAGGTCAGAGGTCGGGTGACGCGGCACCGGAAGCGCTTTCCAGCGGTGGGTCCACGCAGGCGGAAGGGAGCTGTCACTGAGGTGAGTGCGGGCCGGCCGGCGACATCAACCTCGGCGTCTTCTCCATAACAATAATCATTAGATCCCTGTAAATGATAATATGTAAAGTAAGTGTTTCTGTcgacttttaaatattgtaaattcGACCGGAATCATAAAAGTCACACAGcacgataacaggcccttcagcccatcttgtccatggcacgcaaaatgccccatctaaactaatcccatttgcctgcctttggcccatatccctctaaaccttccccatCCATATATACCTGTCCATatggtttagcttattattgccacgtgtaccgaggtactgtactgtgaaaagcttttgttgcgtgctatcacaAAAAATAACTATACTTAAAAAAcgatatatataaatacatatagTATATATAAGTATATAGTATAAAGACtaaacgtgattacaatcaagctgtacaATCAAAatatacagacacaggataaagggaataacgtttagtgcaagataaatactCCTCTgacaagatacaaagtgctggagtagctcaacgggtcaggcagcatctctggaggacatggagaggtgaaggattgggatccttcttcagactgggtcatgACCTGACAGGTCACCTATCcagtttatccagagatgctgcctggcccaatgagttactccagcctttgtatccttccttgtaaaccagcatatgcagatccttgtttctctctgctctggcagctcattccatatacctaccaccctctgtgagaaatagttgcccttcaggttccacatacctaccacccatcttaaaccaatgtcctcttgaTTCCCCATCCCTTGGTAAAAGATTTAATGACACCCCACCTATatcttggtgaccaaaactgaatgcaatagtTCAAGTGTCCATCGTGAAAAATAACCCCAGACCTATGCAAGTCAGTCTACATCAAGAGTGATGTGTAAGAATCAGGCTATTAATTTCTTTAAATTTAAAGAGCTTTTTCTACTCTGTTGTATAAAGCATATGCATTATGTTACAGCCTGCCGATGTGTTGTGTAGCCATCACATCACTGTCCCTTCTTTGTATGGCAGCCTTCCTGTTGGGAAAGGCCAGAAGTTCACTGCTTTTCTTGATTCATTTCTGTAATTGCCTATGACATTTATCAATCAACCTTGATGGGTCTTCAAGTGCCTTTGGATCTACACTTTCAGTTTCTCAATATTTAGGACTATCCTTTgcaggagaactatattctgcatctgagaactatattctgcattctgtatctttccctttgttctatcttTCGTACTTGGTTTGGCTTAATtctatttatatatagtattacctgatctgattggatagcatgcaaaataaaaggTGTGAAATGTATCATTGTACCTCgcaacacatggcaataaacataaacctagGATAACCACACTGAGCTTTGGATTTGCCCTTTTACTTAATCTATTATTGTCTCCCTTGACTCTAATATTTCTATCTGCAATCAACAACCAACATACATTCAAAGGATTCACACACACATCTGAAGTGGAGGTAAATTTTCCTCCATCCTAAGAAACTTCCTTGGAGCACTGCCTACCCTTCTGATCTCAAAGAATGTGGAAGATATAAGGCACGGAAGAAAGTGTAGAATTGTCAGGCCAAACAGTTAAGAAAGGACAAGTAGACCAGGTCTCCTTCCTCTTGAGAAAAGAAGACTGAGGAACGATTTAACAGAAGTCTAAAATAATGAAGGGTGTTAACAAAATGGATGTAGAGAGAGAACATTTTCACTTGTTGGGAAGAACATAATTTGTGGTCACCATTTTAAAGACAGTCACAAATAATGAACTCATAGCAaattgggagagggcaggaacggggtactgattgtggatgatcagccatgatcacattgtaggcccaatggcctactcctgcacctattgtctattgtaaatcatTTCCCCTAAAGAGTTGCAAGACTGTGGACGCTTGCAAGATTTGGCTGAAAAATATGATTAATTTTCTAGAAATATACACAAAAGAAGAGCATTATGCTAAATATAAAGGACTGGAggaactgaacaggtcaggcagcatatggagAGGGAATAGactgatgacttttcgggtcagaacacttcttcatTCCATTCCccccgcagatgctgtctgacccgtagagttcccccagcactttgtattttgctcaagattccaccatctctaGAGGATTATGCCTCCATGATTAGATGCCTTGCTAAAACCATAGCTCGAGGGTGTGTTGAAGAAAATAATATTACCACATTTACTAGAAAAATATACGAGAATGACAGGAAGAGAGGGTTGCACTGATACATTTAGCCAGAGCTTTCTATCAAATTCGATGCTTAGAAATATTGTCAATAGTTGTGCACTACTGTCAGTGATTACTGTCAGCGAATTGCTATCAATATAATTAATTTCACACTAGTTTGATGCTTTCTGACTTAAATAAGTGAAAATTTAAGGAGATGACTGGGATTTCCTTTGCTTTTCTTTTGTCTTTTCCATTGTGTATTTGGTTCTGTTTATTATTTGCTAAATAGCTGCAGTATATTTGGATTATTTACAATGATTTAGTTTGTGCTGATCTGGCAGTAACTGATAATTAATTCTCATTTTTCCTCAGATGGAAATTTGCAACAGTACACTAAAATCCAGCACAATTTTGTGAATATGACAACAGGCATCAAAATGGAGACCAAAGGTATTTCAATAGTTGTATGATTTTGTAATTGTTTCCAAAcagttttgtttatttagttGTATCAAAGGTTGTAGCCTTGGTCCAAGATGTTTATATTTCCCACTCATTTCCTGATCATTTTGTATAAGAGGCACAATTTATATTTTGACCTTGTTGACATTGTAACATGACACGTAAACTTCTGGAACGGTGCTTCTTTAATAGTTTAGACAGAACTATTTTGTTCAAGATTGGTTAGGAATATTCAGAAAGCTGATACTTCTCTTCCTGACAATCCTTTGCATCCATCATATTTGGCTCGTTGCTGGTAGTATTGGCTTTTGAATCAGAAGGTTGGGGACTGAAGATTTATGTCAGACCATGTTTAAAGTTCAACCAATGTTACTTAAACAAATCATCCTGGTTACAGGATTTGTTGCCTGAGCTGATACTTCAGAAGTGACTAATTACTTTTGATTCTAATATTTAAAACAATGcctcaaaaaaatatttttactgcTTCAGGACTGCAAAAGGTGATAAAATGTGTTATGTttaccattctctctctctctctctctctctctctctctctctgtctctatctctatctTTCTCTATCTCTTCCCCTGAAGATGTGTGGGATGGAGGCCATTTGTTTATTTTGTAGTTCAATTTAACAAAATGTACAGTCTGGCTAACACACAATTTGGAGAACTTGTACGAATCGGTTCATTTAAACAACAATTTCATAATAACACAGGAAAGGAGCAAAAATAGGAATGTAACCATGGGCTTCGTAAATTTAATTTTGTTCCAGACAAAGATGTTAGTGAGTCAGCTGTTTTAAAACAGAAGTTCAGACCCGATGCATGTAATTTAGTGCTTAGGTTGAATGTTACCACAGTCCACTGATGATTAATGTTGGTTAAGGTATATGACGACATTTTGTTCTTACAGTTTAATTTACCAAGCATTGTATTCAACCAGATTCACATTTTGAGTAAAAAATCAGTTTTGAGGAGctgagcaggccaggcagcagctaaggagggaaatggacagacgactttttaggttgggactcttcttcaatccCTACACTGCACTGAAAAACTTCTACTCCTCTCTCTGATGGAAGTTCTGTAAGACCCTCTCTCacatcttcccctctgtgattcctgctgctctcctggTATTCCACCATGTCCTGACCCAGATTCATGACTACAACCAGTAGTCTTGCCTCAGCACTTGCCTCTGAAGAGTTCCCACCCGAAATGTCGTGTATccaattccctccatagatgctgcttgacctgctgaattttgcTCAAAATTCAGACCTTTCGAATTTTCCTCaaaattcaagcatctgcagggcTTTGCATGCACATATTAAAGTTTCATTGTTTAATATTGTAGTTCCAATAGTACGATTCATCCGAGGACCTGGAGATGGAATGGAAACTGAAGTGCCAGCCAAACTGGAAAATACATCAGGAAAAAATAAAAAAGGTCATCATGCTGCACGAACTAATGTAACATCCAATTCTTCTCAAGTTATCAGGAAGCCTGGCATTCTTCAACTTGGAAAAATTCAGCCAAACCAAGCAATTGAAGTGGAAGCCATTAGGATTTTGGTTCCCAAAGCTGCTGTGATTCATGATCTTCCTGGAAAGAGTATAAAGCTAACTGACCCTGCATATTCCCATAAAGGTGAATTGTCAAATCAGTTAGAAAATACAATTGAACTCAAGAGAGAGTTGACCGAACTTAAAGCTGCCTTTGAAAAATCTCAGTGTTCGGAAAGAAAACTCCTTCAGGATAAAGAAGGGCTTGCCAATCAAATCCGGGTACAAACGGAGGTGAGATGACATTTTAGCTTGTGTTCTGGTCCTAGATTTGTACAAATCTGTTATCTCTCAAACCCGTTTGTCTCCCCCTACCAAATAATAATTGCCAGAACTGTACAGAAGGTCCTATCATCATTATggaaatggggtttggagggaggagaAGGTCATGGATCTAGTGGGCCATCCatgatgcatctctaaactaaactatccaaaaCTAAGTAATCACAGGACGATGTTCTCAACTGGTGTGGTCAGGTGATCAAcaattggcgtggactcggtgggctctataggacctgtttccatgttctatctctaaactaaactaaaacaaggatgttgccagggcttgagggcctgagctacagggagagattggacaggctgggactttattccttggagtaggaggatgaggggtaacctCTATGTGgataaaaatcatgaggggaatagataggtagAGCACAGTctattacccagagcaggggaatcaagaaccagggggcatgggtttaaggtgagtgcgAAAGTTTTCATAGaaatctgagcggtaactttttcacacagagggtggtgggtgtatggaatgagctgccagaggaggtagttgaagcaggtatcataacaccatttaaaagatatttggacaggtacatggataggaaaggtttagagggatactagaccaagtggacccgttgggcccaaacctctcctgcattggtgcagcactctcccccctcccctcttcccccctccccctcccctctcccccctcccctttcccctctccctacctcctcccctctcccccttctcccctccccctcccctctcccccctcccctttcccccctcccccccctcccctctccaaacaAATAAGATTGGTTGGAAACCATGAAATTGTGGGGTGAACAGTAATAGGGTCTATCGGGTGCATAAAAATAATAGGGCAGCTGCAAGGAATTTAGTTTTTGTCTTCCAGGTGAATCGTGAATTGAAGAAGTTGCTTGTGGCGTCTGTTGGTGATGATCTTCAGTATCACTTTGAGCGCATGGCTCGAGAAAAGAATCACCTAATCCTAGAAAATGAGACTTTGAGTCAAAACGTGTCTCAGCTTTCCGAGCAGCTGGAGAGGATGACCATACAGTGCGATGTGTGGCGCAGCAAATTCCTCGCGAGCAGGTCTGTTACCCACGGCATTGATCTTTCAAAAAATGGCTAAAACTGACAATGTACCTTTGCTTCCACACTTTGCAATTCCTCTTCTAACTTCCATTTCCATGCCTCAAAATTCATCCTTGATTAGTGGCATACTCTTTCCAGTAACCCCTAATtttaacggacctctttataatggacttCGGTTATATTGGACGGACCtactttcagtcactgaaaggaagcatgcaggtacagcaggcagtgaagaaagccaatgttggccttcataacaagaggagttgagtataagagcaaagaggtccttctgcagttgtacagggccatagtgagaccgcacctggagtactgtgtgcagttttggtctccaaatttgaggaaggatattcttgctattgagggcgtgcagcgtaggtttactaggttaattcccagaatggcgggactgtcatatgttgaaatactggagcgactaggcttgtatacactggaatttagatggatgagagggaatcttatcgaaacgtataagattattaaggggttggacaagttggaggcaggaaacatggtcccaatgttgggggagtccagaaccaggggccacagtttaagaataaggggtaggtcatttagatcggagatgaggaaaaactttttcagtcagagagttgtgaatctgtggaattctctgcctcagaaggcagtggaggccaattctctgaatgcattcaagagagagctagatagagctcttaaggctagcggagtcagggggtatggggggaaggcaggaacggggtactgattgagaatgatcagccatgatcacattgaatggcggtgctggctcgaagggccgaatggcctactcctgcacctattgtctattgtctactgactgCTGCCCACGCCACCTCCGGTTCCTGCCACTTACAGGCCGGGCCTTCTGCAGCCAACGCCAGCCCATACAGCTTCACCGGCCGCTTGCAGGCCGCGCCTGTCACTGCTGACCCTCACCTGCACTCTGGCCACCCACGAGCCACGACTCTTGACTCCGAGGATCCTCGTCTCTTCCCTGGTCACCAGCAGGCCGGGGCTGTCAACTCACCtgaattccaggcccagttcccgaccgagagtctgaagagggatcttgaaccgaaacgttgcctatccatgttctgcacagatacaatacaatacaatatatctttattgtcattgtacaggggtacaacgagattgggaatgcgcctcccatacgatgcaataatttaattagctagtcagtattaatttaaacaacccgatGAAACAAatcgtaacagttttaaaacaaaataaagtgcaagtagatctgtgccggatcactgtgcaatgtaaccatccggctcagcagaaccggttcatagcagctatggccctggggatgaagctgttcctgagtctggaggtgcgggcgtggaaggccttgtatcgtctgcccgacggAAGGAATTCGAAcacactgttgcaggggtgtgaagagtctttgtggatgctggtggcttttctgaggcatcgtgtgttgtagatgccctccaaggctggtagctgtgttccgatggtcctctgagctctatggactacccgctgaagagatttcctctctgcctccgtgtagctgaggtaccacactgggatgccatgtgttagatgctctctatggtgcagcggtagaaggtcgtcagcagctgttggggtagaccaggcttcttcagtgttcttaggtagaacattctgtgctgtgccttcttgaccagcgcagcagtgttattggaccatgttaggtcctccgaaatgtgagtgcccagaaacttgaagctggacactctctccacactgtccccgttgatacagATCGGGGTGTATTctccgttgtgtgatctacggaagttgatgatcagctccttggtcttggtggtatttagggacaggttgttatcggagcaccagtctgccaggttctgcacctccgctctgtattttgtttcatcaccgttggtgatcagcccgatcaccgttgtgtcgtctgcaaacttgacaatggtgttggtgtcaaatGCAGGAACACATTCGTGAGTGAAGagagagtagagcatggggctcagaacacagccttgtggtgtgccggtactcagggtgatagtggaggacaggtgagggcccattctcactgcctgcggtcgctccagcaggaagtccaggatccagtcgcataatgacgagctgaggcctagctggtggagtttggcgaTGAGCTTGGAGGGGATAACcatattgaaggcagagctatggtcaatgaatagcatcctcacgtacgtgccctgtctctccaggtgagtcaggacagtgtgaagagccagagatggcatcctctgtggatctatttgccctgtatgcaaattgatgagggtccagtgagtcagggatgctggatttgatgtgtgagaggaccagcctttcaaagcacttcatgactatcggagttagggcaaccgagcggtagtcgttcaggttggagatctttgcttttttcggcaccggcactatggtagccaacttcaggcacttggggaccgtcgccagagatagtgacaggttaaagatcctggtgaatacctcagccaactgttcagcacagtccttaagtacccttccttgaactccatccgggcctgcagctttgcgtgggttgaccctttgcagagagcgttgtacttcctgtgtgctcagttgcaagaccagtcaatccgcctcggctggggttcttccactcaggggtgttgccagtttcgaagcgggcaaaaaaggtgtttagctcgttggttagtgtcatatcgctgtgggggcaggcagggctgctcttgtagccagtgatgtccctgacaccctgccacatgcttctggtgtccgtggtattgaagtggtcttccacccgttgcctgtgggtgtctttggcccttttaatacctctgttcaggtttgatctggcaacactgtatgctgaagtgtcaccagatttaaaggcattgttgcttgccctcagcaggttctgtacctccttattcatccagggtttctggtttgggaacatctttatttccttgtcctccgagacattctccacacagcagttgatgtaggagagcacagtggatgtgtattcctccgagtctacctctgaaccgatTGAAGATtcgctaaagaagtttgaatgccaacatataatgcttattacttttgtttttgataaatattaagcatttatagctccttttaatctattggtaattgctttgttatgtacgcagaacaattagggactggtgtgtaggagccatttacgcttaatttagttactgtcattgtattatggctatgtttaatatttctagtttctgtcttttttgcatgcttgtgggtgtgatttgatacgtaatggggagtgtccacatgggaggaggctagcgtagtgacagattgtgggtcagtttagtctcggaggatggagagaatacagttttttaccacacttacgactgccacactcacgactgccacactcgcgccagtcatactcacaaggaccacacggtaacgactaaacgatttttactgtattgtt includes these proteins:
- the blzf1 gene encoding golgin-45, coding for MTTGIKMETKVPIVRFIRGPGDGMETEVPAKLENTSGKNKKGHHAARTNVTSNSSQVIRKPGILQLGKIQPNQAIEVEAIRILVPKAAVIHDLPGKSIKLTDPAYSHKGELSNQLENTIELKRELTELKAAFEKSQCSERKLLQDKEGLANQIRVQTEVNRELKKLLVASVGDDLQYHFERMAREKNHLILENETLSQNVSQLSEQLERMTIQCDVWRSKFLASRVMADELSHSRMSLQRNVRETQSAIQDLLNEREQFRQDMVDSYRFLEELLVSLQWGRQQTYYPSAQPFTTAELASANRKLAEAVNCHLLGKLSTSNAQKTNQQIEFCNTPAEKMAEKVLKILDPTACSKGTADLPFCDTSLASFLSNKKSIGRFHPYTRYENITFNCCNHCKGELTVL